CCGGCCGTCCCGCCCGGCGCGCAGCCGGTACAGCCCGAACCCGGCCGAGGCGGCGGCGAGGGCCGCGAGCAGCCAGCTGACCAGGACCGGACCGTGCACGGCGCCCCCTCCAGACCGGTGTGCCGGGACTCAAGGTCCACGATCACCGATCCGGAGCGGGCTCAGCAGGGCGCGAACGGGGGCGCACGGAGGTGTGACGGGTGGTCAACTGCCGGGCGCGAGCCGTCCGGAGGCGACGATCCGCTTCAGGAACTGCCTGGTCCGCTCCTCGGTCGGATCGCCGAAGACCTGCTCCGGCGGCCCCTGTTCGAGCACCACGCCGCCGTCCAGGAAGCAGACCTGGTCGGCCACCTCGCGGGCGAAGCCCATCTCGTGGGTGGAGAGCACCATGGTCATCCCCTGGTCCTTCAAGTCCCGGACCACGGAGAGTACTTCGCCGACCAGCTCGGGGTCGAGCGCGGCGGTGATCTCGTCCAGCAGGAGCAGCCGGGGCCCGGTGGCCAGTGCCCGGACGATGGCCACCCGCTGCTGCTGCCCGCCGGAGAGCCGGTCCGGGTACTCGCCGGCCTTGGCCGCCAGGCCGAGCCGGTCCAGCAGTTCCAGCGCGTGCGCCTCCGCCTCGGCCCTGGCCCGGCGGTGCACCCGGCGCGGCGCGAGCGTGACGTTCTGCAGCACGGTCAGGTGCGGGAAGAGGTTGTACGCCTGGAAGACCACGCCGATCCGGCGCCGGACGGCGTCCTGGTCGGCCCGGGGTTCGGTGATCTCCTCGCCGTCCAGGAAGATCGCGCCGTCGTCGATCTCCTCCAGCAGGTTGGCGCAGCGCAGCAGGGTGGACTTGCCCGACCCGGAGGCCCCGATCAGCGCGGTGACCGAGTGGGCCGGCACCGTCAGGTCGACGTCCCGCAGCACCGGGTGGCCGCCGAACGACTTCCGGACCGCCTCCAGCCGCAGCACGGGCTCGGTGCCCGGCAGTTCACCGGTCATACGGCGCCTCCTTGGAGCTGACGGCGGTTCATCCGGTTGGTGACCCAGTCGGTGAATCGGGTCATCGGGATGGTGAGCACGATGAAGACCAGCGCGGCTACCAGGTAGGGCGTGTAGTTGAAGGTCCGGGAGGTGATGATCTTCGCGGCGAACACCGCGTCGATCACGCCGCCGATCGAGACCAGCCCGGTGTCCTTCTGCAGGCTGACCAGGTTGTTCAGCAGCGGCGGCACCACCCGCCGCACCGCCTGCGGCAGCACCACGTACCGCATCGACTGGGCATGGCTCAGCCCGAGCGAACGGGCCGCCGCCCGCTGACTGGGGTGCACCGACTGGATGCCGGCCCGGAACACCTCGGAGACGTACGCCGAGTAGGTCAGCACCAGCGCGGCACCGCCCAGCACCAGCGGGTCGGTGGTCACGCCGGTCAGCCGGAGCGCCGGTACACCCGTGATCATGATGAGCAGGCAGATGATCATCGGCAGGCCGAGGAAGAAGTCCACGTACGCCGTGGCCAGCAGCCGGACCGGCAGGAACACCGGGCCGCGCAGGGTCCGGAGCACCGCCAGCAGCAGGCCGAAGACCACGATCAGCGCCCCGCAGACCACCATCAGGGTCAGGTTGACCCACAGGCCCTTCAGCACCTCCGGCAGCGCGAGCCGGGCGTAGTGGAGGTTGAAGAAGGTCTCCCTGGTGCGCTCCCAGCCGGGGGAGTTGACCACCACCAGGTAGAGCACCAGCGCGGTGACCGCGGTGCTCGCGCCGGCCACCAGCACCGAGCGGCGGGCCCGGCGGCGCCGGAACGCCTCCCGGGCCAGCCGCCGTTCGGACGGCCGGTACTCCTTCGTCAGCTCCTTGGTCCCGGTGGTCACTTGAGCACCGGTGCGGAGACGGCGTCGGACAGCCACTGCTGCTCCAGCTTGGCCAGCGTGCCGTCGGCGCGCAGCGCGTCCACGGCCTGGGCGACGCAGCCGGTGAGCGCGCTGCCCTTGTCCAGCACCAGGCCGAACTGCTCAGCGGCGGCGCCGGTGCCGGTGCCGGCGAGCTGG
This genomic interval from Kitasatospora gansuensis contains the following:
- a CDS encoding amino acid ABC transporter permease; translation: MTTGTKELTKEYRPSERRLAREAFRRRRARRSVLVAGASTAVTALVLYLVVVNSPGWERTRETFFNLHYARLALPEVLKGLWVNLTLMVVCGALIVVFGLLLAVLRTLRGPVFLPVRLLATAYVDFFLGLPMIICLLIMITGVPALRLTGVTTDPLVLGGAALVLTYSAYVSEVFRAGIQSVHPSQRAAARSLGLSHAQSMRYVVLPQAVRRVVPPLLNNLVSLQKDTGLVSIGGVIDAVFAAKIITSRTFNYTPYLVAALVFIVLTIPMTRFTDWVTNRMNRRQLQGGAV
- a CDS encoding amino acid ABC transporter ATP-binding protein, whose protein sequence is MTGELPGTEPVLRLEAVRKSFGGHPVLRDVDLTVPAHSVTALIGASGSGKSTLLRCANLLEEIDDGAIFLDGEEITEPRADQDAVRRRIGVVFQAYNLFPHLTVLQNVTLAPRRVHRRARAEAEAHALELLDRLGLAAKAGEYPDRLSGGQQQRVAIVRALATGPRLLLLDEITAALDPELVGEVLSVVRDLKDQGMTMVLSTHEMGFAREVADQVCFLDGGVVLEQGPPEQVFGDPTEERTRQFLKRIVASGRLAPGS